One Enterobacter asburiae genomic window, GATCGCTGTTGCCCGAACAGAGCGTGCATTTCCCCGAACATATCGCTGCCAAAGGCAGTATCAAGGTCAATGCCCAATGCCGGGGTCAAGCCGCGATCAACAGCCTGCTGATAGGCAAAACTTTCATCGTCGAAGCCAAATAGCGCATCCGATCGTGGATTGACCGTGATGTTTACTCCTGAATCGGCCAGGAGCTTCCAGGTATCCTGAGGAACCCTTGAACAGTGGTTGAAAATGTTATGTGTGCCCAGTACGCCCGGAATAGCAAACTCAGGGCCGAGATTGGCGAGATCGCCGATGAATTCGGTCAGAATACGCATGTCGAGTTTGCGAGCGACCTTCCACCAGTCAAGATTGAGCTGACCAAACAGACCAACGTGCACCAGGCTGTCATTTGTGTTCCAGCTTCGCGAGAGTCGCTCCAAATCGGCAGGCAAATGCGCCGATGAAGCTTCTTTATCCATTGCTACACCGACCATATGTAACGCACGGATACCGCTCTCCTTTAGTGCATCTAGTGCTGCATCAGTGTGCTCGGGGCTGCGCGAGTTGTGGCAGGCATCAATGATGGTAGTAATACCGGCATCCAGTGAGGCAAGTGCCGTAAGCTTAGTACTCAGATACATATCCAATGGACGATAATGTTTGCCCAGTTTCTCTGCGACCACATCGATGTAAGCAAAAAGATCGTCGACATTTGGCATCATACGGCGCATTACGCCAAGCCACATGTGGTGGTGAGCATCGACCAGGCCGGGCATAACGATATGGTCAGTTGCGTCGATTACCTGGGCATCATCCGCCTGCAGTTCCGGACCCACAGCTGCGATACGGTCGCCATGGACGAGAACATCGCCCACGGAGAGGTTGGGTATATCGGCATCCAAAGTAAGGATGATGCCGCCTTTAAAAAGAGTGCGCGTCGTAGTCATTTCGTATTCCTCAGGGTTAAGAGATGCCGTTCGTTGCAAGGTTCGTCCAGCCGGAAACAGGGAGAATTGCTCCTGGCAACGAATTGGTTGACACAATAGGTTGCGCACCATTTTTGATAAAGGTAGTTTTATGCAAATTATATTTGATTAAATTCAAAGGTGGGGATCGATGAGTTTTGACGGACGGCTACTTTCAGGATTAAGCGTGTTGGCCGCAGTTGTCGAGGCGGGTAGTTTCAGTCGCGCTGGCGAGGTACTAGGACTGTCCGCCTCAGGCGTAAGCAGATCGATAGACAGAC contains:
- a CDS encoding amidohydrolase family protein, which codes for MTTTRTLFKGGIILTLDADIPNLSVGDVLVHGDRIAAVGPELQADDAQVIDATDHIVMPGLVDAHHHMWLGVMRRMMPNVDDLFAYIDVVAEKLGKHYRPLDMYLSTKLTALASLDAGITTIIDACHNSRSPEHTDAALDALKESGIRALHMVGVAMDKEASSAHLPADLERLSRSWNTNDSLVHVGLFGQLNLDWWKVARKLDMRILTEFIGDLANLGPEFAIPGVLGTHNIFNHCSRVPQDTWKLLADSGVNITVNPRSDALFGFDDESFAYQQAVDRGLTPALGIDLDTAFGSDMFGEMHALFGQQRSAMRYRRFRGEDNVPSPITAEDVLKAATVNGARAAGLEDQIGTLTPGKQADIIMVRTSGAAVFPVTNVIGTVVQAIERSDVDTVMVAGQLRKRAGKLVDIDLAALSTEITVSRDYLLNASGYHIDLFKAS